A window of the Entelurus aequoreus isolate RoL-2023_Sb linkage group LG28, RoL_Eaeq_v1.1, whole genome shotgun sequence genome harbors these coding sequences:
- the LOC133645152 gene encoding cytochrome c oxidase assembly protein COX18, mitochondrial translates to MLALGGLRLLRLPARAACGAAFLRRSSPSATHSDSSAGHRLSSGDAASGWYHQVSHSAPVHLAEDFLVHVQQSSGLPWWLSIVVGTLSVRTLVTLPLAAYQLVILGKVEALQAEIAVLAKRLRYEVSLRAKERGWTDKQCRFQFRKNLRRVVSQLYIRDNCHPFKASLLVWVQLPLWISLSLALRNLSLEELALRPDLMTGGALWFANLTSPDATWLLPLSLGLVNLLTVEVFSLQRSKESSSHKWLTNAMRGFALLMIPVAAAVPSSMALYWFSSSVVGLGHNLLLRSPALHKLLKVPSRCSDTPYRDLLAALVAKYRK, encoded by the exons ATGCTGGCTCTGGGGGGGCTCCGCCTCTTGCGGCTGCCCGCCAGAGCTGCCTGTGGCGCGGCGTTCCTCAGGAGGTCTTCGCCTTCGGCCACTCACTCTGACAGCTCGGCGGGACACCGGCTGTCCTCTGGGGACGCCGCTTCCGGGTGGTACCATCAGGTGTCGCACTCGGCCCCTGTGCACCTGGCCGAAGACTTCCTGGTCCACGTCCAGCAGAGCAGCGGTCTGCCgtggtggctcagcatcgtcgtCGGCACGCTGTCAGTCAGGACGCTCGTGACGCTGCCGCTCGCCGCCTACCAGCTCGTCATTCTTGGCAAG GTGGAGGCGCTCCAGGCGGAGATTGCGGTGCTGGCTAAGAGGCTCCGGTACGAGGTGTCCCTGCGAGCGAAGGAGAGAGGCTGGACGGACAAACAGTGCCG GTTCCAGTTCCGCAAGAACTTGCGCCGCGTGGTGTCCCAGCTGTACATCCGGGACAACTGTCACCCGTTCAAAGCCAGCCTGCTGGTGTGGGTCCAGCTGCCCCTCTGGATCAGCCTGTCCCTGGCCCTGCGGAACCTCAGCCTGGAAGAACTGG CCCTGAGGCCGGATCTGATGACTGGCGGCGCTCTGTGGTTCGCCAACCTCACGTCGCCCGACGCCACCTGGCTCCTCCCACTTTCCCTGGGCCTGGTGAACCTGCTCACGGTGGAG GTATTTTCCCTCCAGAGGTCCAAGGAGTCGTCTTCTCACAAATGGCTGACCAACGCCATGCGAGGCTTTGCCCTGCTCATGATCCCCGTCGCCGCCGCCGTCCCTTCC TCCATGGCGCTCTACTGGTTCTCCTCCAGCGTGGTGGGCCTGGGTCACAATCTGCTCCTTCGTTCTCCCGCCCTGCACAAGCTCCTGAAAGTTCCCAGCAGATGCTCAGACACGCCGTACAGAGACCTGCTGGCCGCCCTGGTGGCCAAGTACCGCAAGTAA
- the selenot2 gene encoding selenoprotein T2, giving the protein MAEYSQAGLVAALLLFTALTLRDVYVGRSSPPHSSGPGQSVDVNRGMEPGKAAKSTMYSGPVLRFQYCISUGYSKAFQEYSRAISQLYPDMRIEGENFPPTRLNRILGNLISYVKLLSILLIVCGQNVFVMLGVNTPRAWTWSQENKIFSCLMAFFLCNMMETHFLSTGAFEVTLNDVPIWSKLQSGYVPNIQEIFQILDNHLKMNQMDPASFSTV; this is encoded by the exons ATGGCGGAGTATAGCCAGGCAGGGCTTGTCGCGGCTCTGCTCCTCTTCACGGCTCTCACCCTCCGCGACGTTTACGTCGGCAGGTCGAGTCCGCCACACAGCAGCGGTCCCGGCCAGTCAGTGGACGTGAATCGGGGGATGGAGCCCGGCAAAGCTGCCAAATCGACAATGTATAGCGGGCCTGTACTCAGATTCCAGTACTG TATCTCCTGAGGCTACAGTAAAGCATTCCAGGAGTACTCTCGGGCTATCAGCCAATTGTACCCGGACATGCGCATTGAAGGCGAAAACTTCCCCCCCACCCGTCTCAACAG GATTCTTGGCAACTTGATCTCCTATGTGAAGCTTCTCTCCATCTTGTTGATCGTCTGCGGCCAGAACGTGTTCGTCATGCTCGGCGTCAACACGCCCAGAGCCTGGACCTGGAGTCAGGAGAACAAG ATTTTCTCCTGTCTGATGGCCTTCTTCCTTTGCAACATGATGGAGACCCACTTCCTGTCCACCGGAGCCTTTGAAGTTACTCTCAATG ACGTTCCCATCTGGTCGAAGCTTCAGTCGGGTTACGTGCCAAACATCCAGGAGATCTTCCAGATTCTAGACAACCACCTGAAGATGAACCAGATGGATCCCGCAAGCTTCTCCACGGTTTAG